One genomic window of Eisenibacter elegans DSM 3317 includes the following:
- a CDS encoding leucine-rich repeat domain-containing protein: MKTPSILVYNVIALGLWLCLVACEGKKSTTTLDQKALDKAEEFASLESALKKPQQVHKLKLEGAQLKTLPEQFKQLTNLQVLSLELNTELDHEQAVAILQQLPQLQQLSLAETNLKTLPEGFKDLQQLQVLWLGYNEAIDLEQVLPILAALPQLRELHLEGCALETLPESIGQLKQLKDLYLSFNKLQTLPLAIGKLENLEVLALVRNPQLNFVEAVDRLAALPLRTLMLDKNEIVALPQSLTKLKKLENLWISENQLTVLPEFLREMPVLNHVWIFSNPLTQGTADSLSYFFPKAKIEFGTE, from the coding sequence ATGAAAACACCCTCCATACTTGTTTACAATGTAATTGCCCTTGGGCTATGGCTATGTTTAGTTGCTTGCGAAGGCAAAAAAAGCACCACAACACTTGACCAAAAGGCGCTTGACAAGGCTGAGGAGTTTGCCTCTCTCGAAAGCGCACTCAAAAAGCCCCAACAAGTCCACAAGCTCAAATTGGAAGGTGCTCAACTCAAGACCCTGCCCGAGCAGTTCAAACAATTGACCAATCTACAAGTACTGAGCCTAGAGCTGAATACCGAGCTAGACCACGAGCAGGCCGTTGCTATACTCCAACAATTGCCCCAACTTCAACAGTTGTCTTTAGCCGAAACCAATCTCAAGACCTTGCCCGAAGGCTTTAAGGACTTACAACAACTACAAGTATTGTGGCTGGGCTATAATGAAGCCATAGACCTAGAACAGGTCTTGCCTATTTTGGCAGCCTTACCCCAACTACGCGAGCTACATCTGGAGGGTTGTGCTCTTGAGACTTTGCCTGAAAGTATTGGACAGCTCAAGCAGCTCAAAGACTTATATCTGAGTTTTAACAAATTACAGACCCTGCCATTAGCTATAGGGAAGCTAGAAAACCTAGAGGTCTTGGCCTTGGTACGCAACCCTCAGCTAAATTTTGTAGAGGCTGTAGATCGCTTAGCGGCCTTACCTTTGCGCACGCTTATGCTTGACAAGAACGAGATTGTTGCCTTGCCACAAAGTCTTACCAAGTTGAAAAAACTAGAAAATCTCTGGATTAGCGAAAACCAGTTGACGGTATTGCCCGAGTTTTTGAGGGAGATGCCAGTGCTTAATCACGTATGGATATTCAGCAACCCGCTGACCCAAGGTACTGCCGACAGCCTTTCATACTTCTTCCCAAAGGCCAAGATAGAGTTTGGAACAGAATAG